The Gemmatimonadaceae bacterium genome segment CCCGAGCCCACTGGGCCATGCGGTGGACTCCCTCGCCCAACGGAATCGTCGTCGTCTCGCCGAACAGCGCCTGCGCTCTGGCGTGATCCGAATACGCGTGCACCACTTCGTGGCGCGCCGGCAGGTGCGTGACCTGGGGCGACACGCCGAACTCCTCGCTCACCACGCGCGCCAGCTCGTTCACGCTGTACGCCGTGTCGGCGCCGATGTTGATGGTCTGGCCGTACGCCGCCGGCACGTTCACGCTCCGCGCGATGTGCGGCGCCACGTCGTCGATGTAGCTGAAGGCGCGCGTCTGCTCCCCGTCGCCGAAGATCGTGAGCGCCTTGCCGCCCATGATCTGGTTCATGAAGATCCCGATCACGTTGCGGTAGCGGTCGCCCAGGTTCTGATGCTCGCCGTACACGTTGTGCGGACGGAAGACGATGTACGGCAACCCGAACATCTCGTGCGCCGCGGCCAGATCGAGTTCCACCGCGTACTTGGCGATACCGTACGGGTCTTCGGGGCGCGGCGTCATGTCTTCGCGCATGGGCAGCTGCCCCGCCCCGTACACCGCGATCGAACTCGTGAACACGAAGCACTTCACCTCGCGCTTCACCGATTCGTTGATCAGGTTCACGCTCCCGATCACGTTGTTGGTGTAGTTGAACCGGCGGATGAAGTGGCTGAGCCCCTCGGCGGCGTACGCCGCCAGGTGGTACACGTAGTCGAACCGGTGCTCGGCGAACAGTGCCTCGATCAGGGGCACGTCGGTGATGGATCCTTCCACGAACGTCGCCCCCGCCGGCGCCTGGTCGCGGAACCCGCCGCTCAGATCGTCCAGCACCACCACGTCGTGCCCCATCGCCAGGCAGTGCCGGGCCACGTGCGATCCGATGAATCCGGCGCCGCCGGTAACGAGTGTCTTCATGTGGCGTATT includes the following:
- a CDS encoding NAD-dependent epimerase/dehydratase family protein, whose protein sequence is MKTLVTGGAGFIGSHVARHCLAMGHDVVVLDDLSGGFRDQAPAGATFVEGSITDVPLIEALFAEHRFDYVYHLAAYAAEGLSHFIRRFNYTNNVIGSVNLINESVKREVKCFVFTSSIAVYGAGQLPMREDMTPRPEDPYGIAKYAVELDLAAAHEMFGLPYIVFRPHNVYGEHQNLGDRYRNVIGIFMNQIMGGKALTIFGDGEQTRAFSYIDDVAPHIARSVNVPAAYGQTINIGADTAYSVNELARVVSEEFGVSPQVTHLPARHEVVHAYSDHARAQALFGETTTIPLGEGVHRMAQWAR